A genomic segment from Nicotiana tabacum cultivar K326 chromosome 7, ASM71507v2, whole genome shotgun sequence encodes:
- the LOC107809180 gene encoding uncharacterized protein LOC107809180 has product MSKLNHQEDLDLLLSLPDRVLETPPASPSSHFPDYMSDDGSPKRLGEADMSVFRDAVQDCLDYDSEVAKKAVKSKHTKGSSDPEAEKFSGLRIRNQLVSAVELSNHFADIRFIRLSAIRNSLAGDTLSGCWATVGVLTEKGQQRTSSTGKNYAIWKMGSLDEKTVSLFLFGDAYQKNCNEKAGAVFALFNCSVRKDNSENGFSLSVYSASHILKIGTSADYGVCKGKRKDGMACTLVINKRRGTYCSYHKQRTSEKYSSTTRAELKGGNLRTGFRDHLKSEGIYMVKPLADKTNFTKSAAPLKLLSVDGLKKALSKAGKVTTNVHSQGIRFLSQMTGNLNSSSTKESITDQDQTKNRTNERSSSTKRKNLSEIRPSHSFEHKKPKMGQQQNSGQKPVHVKEKMIELDLVSSDDEL; this is encoded by the exons ATGTCGAAATTAAATCACCAAGAAGACCTGGATCTCCTTCTCTCTCTGCCAGATAGGGTTTTAGAAACCCCTCCAGCTTCTCCTTCATCTCATTTCCCAG ATTATATGTCGGATGATGGATCGCCAAAGCGATTGGGGGAGGCAGATATGTCTGTCTTTAGAGATGCTGTTCAGGATTGTCTTGATTATGATAGTGAAGTTGCCAAAAAAGCTGTCAAATCAAAGCATACCAAGGGGTCAAGTGATCCTGAGGCTGAAAAGTTTTCAGGTTTGCGAATTCG AAATCAACTAGTCTCAGCTGTTGAACTGAGCAACCATTTTGCTGATATTAGGTTCATCCGGTTATCAGCAATAAG GAATTCGCTAGCAGGCGACACCCTTTCTGGTTGTTGGGCAACTGTTGGCGTTTTAACTGAGAAGGGGCAACAAAGAACAAGTTCAACAGGGAAGAACTACGCAATCTGGAAAATGGGATCTTTGGATGAAAAAActgtttctctttttctttttggtgatGCTTATCAGAAGAACTGCAATGAGAAGGCTGGTGCAGTTTTTGCCCTATTCAATTGCAGTGTGCGCAAAGACAACTCG GAAAATGGGTTTTCTTTGAGTGTTTATTCAGCCAGTCACATTTTAAAGATTGGCACGTCTGCGGATTATGGAGTTTGCAAGGGAAAAAGGAAGGATGGGATGGCTTGCACATTAGTCATTAACAA GCGGCGTGGAACATATTGCAGCTACCATAAGCAG AGAACATCTGAGAAATACTCCAGTACAACAAGGGCTGAACTCAAAGGGGG GAACCTACGAACGGGTTTCAGAGACCATCTCAAGTCAGAAGGAATTTACATGGTTAAGCCTTTAGCTGACAAGACAAACTTTACAAAGTCTGCAGCACCGTTGAAATTACTGTCCGTTGATGGATTGAAAAAGGCATTAAG CAAAGCAGGGAAAGTGACTACCAATGTACATTCTCAAGGAATAAGATTTCTTAGTCAAATGACAG GAAACTTGAACTCAAGTAGTACCAAAGAATCTATTACTGACCAAGATCAAACAAAAAATAGGACAAACGAAAG GTCATCCTCCACCAAGAGAAAGAATCTAAGTGAAATCAGACCAAGTCATAGTTTTGAGCACAAGAAACCAAAAATGGGGCAGCAGCAGAATTCAGGACAAAAACCTGTGCATGTTAAAGAAAAAATGATAGAACTAGACCTTGTCAGTTCAGATGATGAACTTTAG